The segment GTAAAATAGCTGACAGTTAGTTGTTTGTTTTTGATGAGTCTTCCGCTCTCAACCGATTCAAAAAGCTGATATTTATCACCTCTGTAAGTCTTTTTGAAGTCTTCTTCAACCTGGGATTCTTTTAACTGGGCAAGGAGTAATGGCTTGCGGTTGACCAAAGAATAAACATAGATGTTTGTCAGATAATATGTTCCACATGCGCTGCCAAAAATAGTAACAACCACAGCTTCTTCATGCTGATCGCCGGTCAAATCACCATAAATCACTTCTGCGACGTGAAAATAGGCCCGACACATTTGGTTACTTCCATCATCACACGTTCCATCCACCACTCTCACTTTTTTACCCAGTTCTGAAAATCGCTTATCAGGTAACGGATAAGTGAAGTTGCGAAAATCAATTGACCGAATTGAAGATGGAGCAGGCTTCAAAGAAGCCACTAAAGGAGGTGGTTGGAACAGAAAAAGAAGCCCGACCAGGAAAAAAGGGAAAATTCTTTTCATGGGGATTAACCTATTGTGGAATTTGTTTCTCTGAACCTTAAACCTTAAACCCGAAAGGGTTTACTCTCCAGCATACCACCATCTTGCCTCAGCGATTTTTCCCTGGCGGACAACCAGATACAGATAGTCGTGTCCTCCGCGCCACCAGTAGACAAGATGTTTTTCAGGTTTGGGAACAAGCATTCCGTTGTGGTACTTGCCGCCCTTGATGATTTCATCTGGTTTGCCAAGCAGGTTGATCACCTGTTTTTCCGGAAGATGTTCAAGCTCAAGACGGTCTCCGAGTTCAGACATCAGCTTGTGAACGGGGCCGTTCCAGTGTCGGAGTTCGGTTTGTTGCCGGTCAGTATCTTTCCGCAATGCTTCACGGTAAGCGCGAAACCTGGCTGCCAGTGTGGCAAGATCGTTTTGTTCGGAAACGGGTTGATTGCTCACCAGTCCCAAAGTGAACAAAAAAAGAAATAAGGTAATTGGGAGTTGGTGCATAGTCAGAAAGAATCAGAATTTTCAGTAATTTGGTAGTTCTTGTTGTTGAATGGTAGATCTGGCACAACTGCCAGCACAATCGGTGAGGCAGGGCCTCCGAATCTGAGTTCAAGCTTTGCCGAGGCATAAGCGTAAGCTTCGAAGTCACTCAAACCAAACTTTTCCACTAAAACCTGATATGCCTGATCAATGGCCGAAAGTTGAGCCTGTTCAATACTTTGGCCAATGCCAACACACATAGTTGCTCCTGGGACAAACAACCGTGGCGATTCAATCCCGGCTTTGGGAATCAGCTCAATCCGGACTGTGACCTGGCCACTGGCTTCGATGGCAATGCAGGTTGGTTCACCCGTGCCCATGGCGGCGTGCAGGTCCCCAATCGAGAGCAGGCCGCCAGGATGAAACACGGGCAACCAGATGCTGGTTCCGCTTCGCAATTCCCGGAGGTCCATATTCCCACCCCATCGTCCTGCTGGGGCAACTGTTGACCCAACACCTTTTTTGGGTGCCACACCGATGCAGCCGATCATTGGATCAAGGTCAACTGTCAATCGCGGACTCAAATGCAAAGTTTGGTTCTGGATGAGAACTTCTTTTACTTGAATCGTTTGGGTCTTGTGGCCGAGGCTACCGAGGTTCGGTACCCAGACTGCCCAGGCCCGACTGATCTGGATATCGAGTACTTCCACACAAATCGCATCACCTTTCTGTGCACCCTGGATCGCCACCGGGCCGGTCACCGGGTTGGTCAATTTCCGAACTGCCTGAACGGATTCGCCACGGCTGAGGCGTTCATATTGCTCGTCAGACGTTTCAAATGTCAGGACTGTCCCTGGGGTCACTTCACACACGGGCGACTGAAGGGAAGAAAAGCTGTAAACCGAGTGATTCTTGGGAATCATAGTGGCCATAAGTTGTTGAAATATTTGTATTTTTCTGAGATTCGAAAACCTGGATCCAAATAGTATGAGTATTGTTTCAGGATGTTAAGCAGAAATAGACAATGTCATTCACTGGAGAAAGATTTGCCATTGCTTGACTTTTCGCAGGAAATCCATCACAAGTAGTTCCACATCAATCACTTATTTCCCTCTTTTGTTTTTACAAACCACTTATTGATTGCTGGTTCAGGAAATTGGGTGGCTCACTATGTTTGCAGGCGCAGAACGTTCTTTGTGATGTGCTGCAAATGGTTGTCTCCATCACTGATGAACACTCCCCCCAACGCCAAACTGCCTGAATCCGGTTCGCAGGTACATTATGACTTCAGACCGTCGCATTTCCTCCCGGTTTTTCGGTTCAGGTTTCTTTTTCATTGGACTCATCCTGGTATTTGGAGTTGGAAACCACCTTGTGGTTCGGGAAACCGAAGCTCGCAGCCAGAGACTTCCTGGAATCGAGGGAAGTGTTCCAGTGGCAATCAATCCGTTGCTCACCAGCCGAACGATGTTTCCGAAGTTAGGAAATCCGCTCCGGCAAACGCCGACGATTGCGGCGACCAAGGTGGACGCGCTGCAAAATGATGTGGACGGAGACTTTGCCGCTGATCCAGGTGACCGGTTGCGGTATACGGTGGTGATTACCAATTCGGGTGGTGGAAATGCGACCGGAGTGAATTTCACAGACACGATTGACGCCAACACGACGCTGGTAGCCGGGTCGGTGAAGGTCTCACCGCTGGCAATTGCCGATAGTTACAACGCGGTGGGAAACACAACGCTGACGATCAACACCGCGAGCGGCGTCCGGGCCAACGATTATGACGTGGACGGCGTGACGCCGACCGCTTCGCTGGTGGTAACGGCAGGCACATTTGCCACGACGCAGGGCGGGAGCGTGACGATTGCGGCGGACGGGTCATTTACCTATGAACCGCAAGTCGGCGACCAGAATCTGACGGATACTTTTACCTACACCTTGACGGATGGCGACGGGTTGACGGATACCGGAACCGTGACGATCAACCTCGGGCAGCGGGTGTGGTATGTGGATTCAACAGCAAGTGCGGGAGGGAATGGAACGTTCGCGTCGCGGTTTGATTCACTGGCGGACGTAAGTGGAGCGACGGGACCGGACACGGCGGGCGACATCATCTATGTCTTTGAACGGACTGGGGATTACGACGGGAACATGACGCTTCTCAACAATCAGCAGTTGATCGGAAGCGGAGTGGCGTTGACAGTCAACACGATTACGGTGGTAGCTGCTGGGAGCAACACGACGCTGGTGGCGACGGCGGCGAGTACCAATTCAATCACGCTCGGAAGCGGCAATACAGTCCGGGGATTCACGATTGGAAACACAACCGGAGCGGGAATCAGCGGCAACAGCATTGGGACGTTTAACGCCGACACGCTGACGATCAACGGAACGGGACAAATCCTGAGCCTTTCAAACGGAACAATCAACGCCACGTCGGGAATCACGCTCTCGACGACGAGCACGACCCAGACGGCGGTGGTGTTGACCAGCATGGCTGGGAGTCTGACGGCGGGCGGAAGCATCAGCGGGTCAAACGGCTGTTTCACATTCGGGGGAACACTGTCGGTGACCTACAGCGGGAGTGCGACGAATGGCGGCGGGAATCCGCTGGTCAATATTTCGGCCCACAGCACGGGAACGATCACGTTTCAGACCGGGACGTTGAGTTCGACGAGCAATGGGGGATTGACGTTTGACAACGCGGACGGAACATACAATTTTAACGGGACGACGACGCTCAACGGCGGCGGGGCGCGGCTGACGATTTTCAACGGTTCGTCGGGCACCTTCGGCTTTGGCAGCAACACCTCGATCACCAATCCGACCAACGTTGCCTTTGAAGAAAATGGGAGCAATGCCGCGATTACCTACAATGGGACGGTGAGCTCCAATACGGCGTTTCGGCTGGTGGACATCGCCAGCAACACGGGTGGGTCAGTCACACTTTCAGGAAATTTGAGTGGGACGGGAAGTTCAACGGGAATCTCAGTCTCCAGTAATACCGGCGGCACCTATACTTTTTCAGGTGGGACAAAAACGCTGAACACTGGCGCCAGCACTGCCGTCAACTTGAGCAGCAATACCGGGGCGACGATCAATTTCACGGGTGGCGGGTTGGATATTGATACCACCAGCGGCACGGGGTTTACGGCGACTGGTGGCGGAACGGTCAATGTGACCGGCACGGGCAATTCGATTACCAGCACAACTGGAACGGCATTGAACGTCCAAAATACAACTGTTGGAACAAGCACCCTGAATTTCCAAAGCATTTCCTCGTCTGGAGGTTCTGCGACCGGGATTATTCTCGTCAATACAGGTGTCAATCCGCTGGTAGTCACTGGAAATGGTGCAACTTCGCCGAAGGGGGGAAATGGGACGGGCGGCACCATCACCAATAAAACCGGAGGTGCCGATGGTGATGGAACAACCTCATCGGGTGTCTATATCAATAATGGTTCAGCGACACTCCAACACATGAACCTGACGCGGTTCGACAATTTTGGGGTGTATGGACTTTCGGTCAACAATGTGACAGTTCAGTACTGTACGGTGGGGGCAATTTCCGGTAGTGCCTGTGCCGATGCGGATGGCGATATCGGAACGAGTACTGGTTCGCAGGATGCAGCGATTGTTTTTGGAAAGTCCTTGCCAGGCGGTCTGAATGGATTCAACACAACGGGCACTCCCTCCTTCCTCCTGGATAACCTGAAAGTTTTTTGTTCAATTGAACATCAGATTGAAGTTTACCAGCAAAGCCATAGTTTTAGCGGAACGGTGTCAAATAGCGATATCACCGATAACAGCACCAGCGGTGGAAGTGATGGAATCCAAATTGAAACCCACACCGATGGGAATGCCGGCACGCCTCCTGCAAATGCCACCATTTCAATCCAAAACTGTTTCTTTGACGACAACAAATCTCAAGGCATCCAGGCGGCAGCAAATGGGGATTCGACGATAGACATTACGATCAACAACTGTAGGCTTCAAAAATCCACACAAGGGAACGAGGGATTTCTTCTCTCAAATGGGACTGATGGTGACCTGGTTGCCCACGTGACCAACAACGCCATTTCAGGTGTGGGCGGGGTGGCAATTTTTGTCGGTCAAACAGCAGGGAATGCCACGGCGGCTTCGTCACTGACCGCAGTCATTAAAGACAACACGATTACACATCCAACCAGTGCGACAAATCATGCCATTATTGCTTTTTTGACCAGTTGCGGCGCCGGCGCCAGTCCTGTGTGTGCTGCCGCTGCCGCTCCGGCAAACATTCTGATTGACCGCAATACAGTGACGGAGAATTCCACCAGTGGTGTGGCCCGGGCAATTTTGGTTGATACCCCTGATACAAATGCGCTGCCGACCTATACCGCGACCGTCATCAACAACATTGTATCAGTTGGGGATAATGTTAATGGAGTGACCCCAATTGTGGTTCAAGCCCGCCAAGCTTCGGCTGGTTGTTTCGACGTTCGCAACAACACGGCAACTTTCCCGAATGGAGTGCCGGGCGGCCAGTTCGGCATTCGGGTTCGTCAGGCAAATACTGCAACTGTTAATCTTGAGCAAGGTGTGTCGTCAGGAACTGCGGCAACGGTGCTGGCCGCAAACAATCCTGGAACCACAACTGAAGTGCTTGGAACCGTTACAGTTGTATCCAACGCTACTTGCCAAACCGCACCTTCCAGACCAGCCACAACCAGCTCAAATTCAGGAACCCACCTGACCTCACCTGGCAAAACCCTGTCGTTACCCGAGCCAAAAGAACTCAACCGCCGAGCGGTCACCAAATTAACTCCAGACCAGGTTTCGTGGTTGACGGAAGCCGCTATTGCCCGATGGCTCGCCGCCGGAGCACCAGTTGAAAAAATTGACCAGATGCGAGCGGTGAAATTTGGGTTAGCCGATTTGGAAAAAGGCGACCTGTTGACCCAGACCCCATCAACCCTGGTGCTGCTTGACGCGAAAGCTGGCGGGTACGGCTGGTACATTGACCCATCGCCGATGGACGATGTGGAATTTGAAAAGATTGTCTCCGAAACCGAGCTTGAGGCGGGCCAGGCAAGTCCAGCCCA is part of the Acidobacteriota bacterium genome and harbors:
- a CDS encoding acetamidase/formamidase family protein, with the translated sequence MATMIPKNHSVYSFSSLQSPVCEVTPGTVLTFETSDEQYERLSRGESVQAVRKLTNPVTGPVAIQGAQKGDAICVEVLDIQISRAWAVWVPNLGSLGHKTQTIQVKEVLIQNQTLHLSPRLTVDLDPMIGCIGVAPKKGVGSTVAPAGRWGGNMDLRELRSGTSIWLPVFHPGGLLSIGDLHAAMGTGEPTCIAIEASGQVTVRIELIPKAGIESPRLFVPGATMCVGIGQSIEQAQLSAIDQAYQVLVEKFGLSDFEAYAYASAKLELRFGGPASPIVLAVVPDLPFNNKNYQITENSDSF